A region from the Nocardioides coralli genome encodes:
- a CDS encoding xanthine dehydrogenase family protein molybdopterin-binding subunit produces the protein MPGSILGTEVRRVEDPDLLRGRGTFVDNLAQQRDDVLHAVFVRSPFPRARIAGIDPGEAAAAPGVVAVLTAADLPQEPVPAFATANGQVVRHALARDEVQYAGDPVALVVAETRAQAVDAAELVDVDHEPLPAVVDPERAADESAPQLYDALPRNIAIRRLGEGDPLEDAEVVVRGRFENNRLATAPIEANAVLVDPTPDEAGHRLTLWLSTQHPHLAKRLLTEWTGLPRGTVRVVAPHVGGAFGGKAGLSPDHAAVVAAAIALGRPVAWTETRSEAMLSMQGRGQVQYVELGLTREGRITGLRARVVGDCGAYAGFGGSFASGSTRTMAQGPYVIPRLRYDGLSVVTNTPPVGAFRGAGRPEAAALLERVLDLAADELGLAPEEIRRRNFVTPDAFPWRTHAGATYDSGDYDLPLREALRLADVDGLRAEQARRRDAGDVRQLGIGIASYVEITGFGGREHGFVEVHDDGSATVRAGTAAHGQGHATAFSMIVADRLGIDLDRIRYEQADTAVVPSGGGTGGARSLQMGGEAVSRAAAELLDRARTLAAELLEASADDVELGEQGFAVRGVPGVTLGWVDLARRAAEHGEPLAVTTDFRQEHSTFPFGTHVAVVEVDTETGHVTPVRHVAVDDCGRVVNPLLVRGQQHGGAVQGISQALWEQFVHDDEGTPLTATFADYALPTTADTTAIEAHSTETPTPHNTLGAKGIGEAATIGATPAVQNAVVDALSHLGVRHVDIPCTPARVHAAIRAAAAGDAEPWREPPAVFADETLDDAEPPADVEV, from the coding sequence ATGCCGGGATCGATCCTCGGGACCGAGGTACGCCGCGTCGAGGACCCTGACCTGCTCCGGGGTCGCGGGACGTTCGTCGACAACCTCGCCCAGCAGCGCGACGACGTCCTGCACGCGGTCTTCGTGCGCAGCCCCTTCCCCCGCGCACGGATCGCCGGCATCGACCCGGGAGAGGCGGCCGCCGCACCCGGGGTCGTGGCGGTGCTGACCGCGGCGGACCTGCCCCAGGAGCCCGTCCCGGCGTTCGCGACCGCCAACGGCCAGGTGGTGCGGCACGCCCTCGCCCGCGACGAGGTCCAGTACGCCGGGGACCCGGTGGCCCTGGTCGTGGCCGAGACCCGCGCGCAGGCCGTCGACGCTGCCGAGCTGGTCGACGTCGACCACGAGCCGCTCCCCGCCGTCGTCGACCCGGAGCGGGCCGCGGACGAGTCGGCGCCGCAGCTCTACGACGCGCTCCCCCGCAACATCGCCATCCGCCGGCTCGGGGAGGGAGACCCGCTCGAGGACGCCGAGGTCGTCGTCCGGGGCCGCTTCGAGAACAACCGGCTGGCCACGGCCCCCATCGAGGCCAACGCCGTCCTGGTCGACCCCACCCCCGACGAGGCGGGGCACCGGCTCACCCTGTGGCTCTCGACGCAGCACCCGCACCTCGCGAAGCGGCTCCTCACCGAGTGGACGGGGCTCCCGCGGGGCACGGTCCGCGTGGTGGCCCCCCACGTGGGAGGTGCCTTCGGCGGCAAGGCGGGCCTCTCCCCCGACCATGCCGCGGTCGTCGCCGCGGCCATCGCCCTCGGACGGCCGGTGGCGTGGACGGAGACCCGCAGCGAGGCGATGCTCTCGATGCAGGGCCGCGGCCAGGTGCAGTACGTCGAGCTGGGGCTGACCCGCGAGGGGCGGATCACCGGGCTGCGTGCCCGGGTCGTCGGCGACTGCGGCGCGTACGCCGGGTTCGGCGGGTCCTTCGCCTCCGGGTCCACCCGCACCATGGCGCAGGGGCCCTACGTCATCCCGCGGCTCCGCTACGACGGGCTCTCGGTCGTGACCAACACCCCACCCGTGGGTGCCTTCCGCGGCGCGGGCCGGCCCGAGGCAGCCGCGTTGCTGGAGCGCGTGCTCGACCTGGCCGCCGACGAGCTGGGGCTGGCGCCGGAGGAGATCCGGCGCCGCAACTTCGTGACGCCCGACGCGTTCCCCTGGCGCACGCACGCGGGCGCGACGTACGACTCCGGCGACTACGACCTGCCGTTGCGCGAGGCGCTGCGGCTCGCCGACGTCGACGGCCTGCGCGCGGAGCAGGCCCGGCGGCGGGACGCCGGGGACGTCCGCCAGCTCGGGATCGGGATCGCGTCCTACGTCGAGATCACGGGGTTCGGCGGGCGCGAGCACGGCTTCGTGGAGGTGCACGACGACGGCTCAGCGACCGTCCGCGCCGGCACGGCCGCCCACGGGCAGGGTCACGCGACCGCGTTCTCGATGATCGTGGCCGACCGGCTCGGCATCGACCTCGACCGGATCCGCTACGAGCAGGCCGACACCGCCGTGGTGCCCAGTGGCGGCGGCACCGGCGGCGCCCGCTCGCTGCAGATGGGAGGCGAAGCCGTGTCGCGGGCCGCCGCGGAGCTGCTCGACCGGGCGCGCACGCTGGCGGCCGAGCTGCTGGAGGCGTCGGCGGACGACGTCGAGCTGGGTGAGCAGGGCTTCGCGGTCCGCGGCGTCCCGGGCGTGACGCTGGGCTGGGTCGACCTGGCGCGGCGCGCGGCCGAGCACGGCGAGCCGCTCGCGGTCACGACGGACTTCCGGCAGGAGCACTCCACCTTCCCCTTCGGCACCCACGTCGCGGTCGTCGAGGTCGACACCGAGACGGGGCACGTGACCCCGGTCCGGCACGTCGCCGTCGACGACTGCGGCCGGGTGGTCAACCCACTCCTGGTCCGCGGCCAGCAGCACGGCGGTGCCGTGCAGGGCATCAGCCAGGCGCTGTGGGAGCAGTTCGTCCACGACGACGAGGGCACGCCGCTGACCGCGACGTTCGCCGACTACGCGCTTCCCACGACGGCCGACACCACGGCGATCGAGGCCCACAGCACCGAGACGCCCACGCCCCACAACACACTGGGTGCGAAGGGGATCGGCGAGGCTGCCACCATCGGCGCCACCCCGGCCGTCCAGAACGCCGTCGTCGACGCCCTGTCCCACCTCGGTGTGCGCCACGTCGACATCCCCTGCACCCCGGCCCGGGTCCACGCCGCCATCCGCGCGGCGGCCGCCGGGGACGCGGAGCCGTGGCGAGAGCCGCCCGCCGTCTTCGCCGACGAGACGCTCGACGACGCCGAGCCACCCGCGGACGTCGAGGTGTGA
- a CDS encoding helix-turn-helix transcriptional regulator — translation MARAILEHGPATAAVLAERLDLTAAAVRRHLDHLVEDGTLEARDQRVYGSRRRGRPAKVFALTDAGRDAFDQHYDDLAVEALRFLAETQGDDAVLEFARRRVAFIERDYERLVAEQPDLSPAAALARVLTDEGYAARVRGLPLVGGHAAGEQLCQQHCPVSHVAHEFPQLCEAETEAIGRVLGTHVQRLATIAHGDGVCTTCIPVPTRTGTSDDREQK, via the coding sequence GTGGCCCGCGCGATCCTCGAGCACGGTCCTGCCACCGCCGCCGTGCTCGCCGAGCGGCTGGACCTGACGGCGGCAGCTGTCCGCCGTCATCTCGACCACCTGGTCGAGGACGGCACGCTCGAGGCCCGTGACCAGCGGGTCTACGGCAGCCGCCGCCGGGGTCGGCCCGCGAAGGTGTTCGCGCTCACCGACGCCGGCCGCGACGCGTTCGACCAGCACTACGACGACCTGGCCGTCGAGGCGCTGCGGTTCCTCGCCGAGACCCAGGGCGACGATGCGGTGCTGGAGTTCGCCCGCCGCCGCGTGGCGTTCATCGAGCGCGACTACGAACGCCTGGTCGCCGAGCAGCCCGACCTCTCGCCCGCTGCGGCGCTGGCCCGGGTGCTCACCGACGAGGGCTACGCCGCGCGGGTCCGCGGGCTGCCGCTCGTGGGCGGGCACGCCGCCGGGGAGCAGCTGTGCCAGCAGCACTGCCCGGTGTCCCACGTGGCCCACGAGTTCCCGCAGCTGTGCGAGGCGGAGACCGAGGCCATCGGCCGCGTGCTCGGCACCCACGTCCAGCGGCTGGCGACGATCGCCCACGGCGACGGCGTCTGCACCACCTGCATCCCGGTCCCGACCCGGACCGGAACCTCCGACGACAGGGAGCAGAAGTGA
- the sufB gene encoding Fe-S cluster assembly protein SufB: MTSIEELNPELKGLRDRYEFGWADRDDAGAAAVRGLNEHVVRDISGKKSEPQWMLDLRLKGLKLFDRKPLPTWGSDLSTIDFDNIKYFVRSTEKQATSWEDLPEDIKNTYDKLGIPEAEKQRLVAGVAAQYESEVVYHQIREDLEEQGVLFLDTDTALKEHPELFQEYFGTVIPVGDNKFAALNTAVWSGGSFIYVPPGVHVDIPLQAYFRINTENMGQFERTLIIVDEDAYVHYVEGCTAPIYSSDSLHSAVVEIVVKKGGRCRYTTIQNWSNNVYNLVTKRATCEAGATMEWVDGNIGSKVTMKYPAVYLMGEHAKGETLSIAFAGEGQHQDAGAKMVHAAPHTSSSILSKSVARGGGRTSYRGLVQVNEGAHGSKSNVLCDALLVDQISRSDTYPYVDIREDDVSMGHEASVSKVSEDQLFYLMSRGMAEDEAMAMIVRGFVEPIAKELPMEYALELNRLIELQMEGAVG, translated from the coding sequence GTGACCTCCATCGAAGAACTCAACCCGGAGCTCAAGGGTCTGCGTGACCGCTACGAGTTCGGGTGGGCCGACCGCGACGACGCCGGCGCCGCCGCTGTCCGGGGGCTCAACGAGCACGTCGTCCGCGACATCTCCGGCAAGAAGTCGGAGCCGCAGTGGATGCTCGACCTCCGCCTGAAGGGCCTCAAGCTCTTCGACCGCAAGCCGCTGCCCACGTGGGGCTCGGACCTGTCGACCATCGACTTCGACAACATCAAGTACTTCGTCCGCTCCACCGAGAAGCAGGCCACCAGCTGGGAGGACCTGCCCGAGGACATCAAGAACACCTACGACAAGCTCGGCATCCCCGAGGCCGAGAAGCAGCGCCTCGTCGCGGGCGTGGCCGCGCAGTACGAGTCGGAGGTCGTCTACCACCAGATCCGCGAGGACCTCGAGGAGCAGGGCGTCCTCTTCCTCGACACCGACACGGCCCTCAAGGAGCACCCGGAGCTGTTCCAGGAGTACTTCGGGACCGTGATCCCGGTCGGTGACAACAAGTTCGCCGCGCTCAACACGGCCGTGTGGTCGGGCGGTTCGTTCATCTACGTCCCGCCCGGTGTCCACGTCGACATCCCGCTGCAGGCCTACTTCCGCATCAACACCGAGAACATGGGCCAGTTCGAGCGGACGCTGATCATCGTCGACGAGGACGCCTACGTGCACTACGTCGAGGGCTGCACCGCCCCGATCTACTCCTCGGACTCGCTGCACTCGGCGGTCGTGGAGATCGTGGTCAAGAAGGGCGGCCGGTGCCGCTACACCACCATCCAGAACTGGTCGAACAACGTCTACAACCTGGTGACCAAGCGGGCGACCTGCGAGGCCGGCGCCACCATGGAGTGGGTCGACGGCAACATCGGCTCCAAGGTCACCATGAAGTACCCCGCCGTCTACCTGATGGGTGAGCACGCCAAGGGCGAGACGCTGTCGATCGCCTTCGCGGGCGAGGGCCAGCACCAGGACGCCGGCGCCAAGATGGTGCACGCGGCGCCCCACACCTCGAGCTCGATCCTGAGCAAGTCCGTGGCCCGGGGTGGCGGCCGCACCTCCTACCGCGGCCTGGTCCAGGTCAACGAGGGCGCCCACGGGTCCAAGTCCAACGTGCTCTGCGACGCACTCCTGGTCGACCAGATCAGCCGGTCTGACACCTACCCCTACGTCGACATCCGTGAGGACGACGTGTCCATGGGCCACGAGGCGTCGGTCTCGAAGGTCTCGGAGGACCAGCTGTTCTACCTGATGTCGCGCGGGATGGCCGAGGACGAGGCGATGGCGATGATCGTGCGCGGCTTCGTCGAGCCGATCGCCAAGGAGCTGCCCATGGAGTACGCCCTCGAGCTGAACCGCCTCATCGAGCTGCAGATGGAGGGAGCGGTTGGCTAG
- the sufD gene encoding Fe-S cluster assembly protein SufD, whose translation MTLTDSVRDTLEVERVESHLNPPASYDLADHPVPTGREETWRFTPLKRLRGILDGEASSATLSWETSMPEGVTVRTVSDAEARELGELPPNELPAALSVARSAGCRVIDVPADFDSDEPVLVRLHGDDADALVWDRLVVRVGTHARATVVLEHTGSARYSAITSVVVGDGADLTMVTVQDWDDDAVHLGRDSIRVGRDARVKHAALSFGGDLVRMHANVEYAGPGGDAELLGLYFADAGQHIEHRLFADHTAPKTRSHVSYKGALQGERAHTVWVGNVLIRKVAEGIDTYEENRNLVLTDGCQADSIPNLEIETGEIDGAGHASATGRFDDEQLFYLRSRGIEEKEARRLVVHGFFNDLIRKVGVPAIEEKLYAIVEAELAKNVSGKEL comes from the coding sequence GTGACACTGACTGACTCAGTTCGAGACACGCTCGAGGTCGAGCGCGTCGAGAGCCACCTCAACCCCCCGGCGTCCTACGACCTCGCCGACCACCCGGTGCCGACCGGGCGGGAGGAGACCTGGCGCTTCACGCCGCTCAAGCGGCTGCGCGGGATCCTCGACGGTGAGGCGTCCTCCGCGACGCTGTCGTGGGAGACGAGCATGCCCGAGGGGGTGACCGTCCGCACGGTCTCGGACGCCGAGGCGCGTGAGCTCGGCGAGCTGCCTCCCAACGAGCTGCCCGCGGCGCTCTCCGTCGCCCGGTCCGCCGGGTGCCGGGTCATCGACGTGCCGGCCGACTTCGACTCCGACGAGCCGGTCCTGGTCCGGCTCCACGGCGACGACGCCGACGCTCTCGTGTGGGACCGCCTGGTGGTCCGCGTCGGCACCCACGCCCGCGCGACGGTCGTGCTCGAGCACACCGGCTCGGCGCGCTACTCCGCCATCACCTCGGTCGTCGTCGGCGACGGCGCCGACCTCACGATGGTGACGGTGCAGGACTGGGACGACGACGCCGTCCACCTCGGGCGCGACTCCATCCGGGTCGGCCGTGACGCGCGCGTCAAGCATGCCGCCCTGTCCTTCGGCGGCGACCTGGTCCGGATGCACGCCAACGTCGAGTACGCCGGCCCCGGTGGAGACGCCGAGCTGCTCGGCCTCTACTTCGCCGACGCCGGCCAGCACATCGAGCACCGGCTCTTCGCCGACCACACGGCCCCCAAAACCCGCAGCCACGTCAGCTACAAGGGGGCCCTGCAGGGGGAGCGGGCGCACACCGTGTGGGTCGGCAACGTGCTGATCCGCAAGGTCGCCGAGGGCATCGACACCTACGAGGAGAACCGCAACCTCGTCCTCACCGACGGCTGCCAGGCCGACTCCATCCCCAACCTGGAGATCGAGACCGGCGAGATCGATGGTGCGGGGCACGCCTCGGCCACCGGTCGCTTCGACGACGAGCAGCTGTTCTACCTCCGGTCCCGCGGCATCGAGGAGAAGGAGGCGCGCCGACTGGTCGTGCACGGCTTCTTCAACGACCTGATCCGCAAGGTCGGCGTACCCGCCATCGAGGAGAAGCTCTACGCGATCGTCGAGGCCGAGCTCGCCAAGAACGTCTCCGGCAAGGAGCTCTGA
- a CDS encoding non-heme iron oxygenase ferredoxin subunit — MAFEKACALADVTEEAALAVTLGRYDVAVARDGDEVFAIENTCSHAAVALSEGEVADGTVECWLHGSCFDLRTGKPTHLPATEPVAIFPVEVRGTDVYVDTETTLNGVTPQ, encoded by the coding sequence ATGGCGTTCGAGAAGGCCTGCGCACTCGCCGACGTGACCGAGGAGGCCGCGCTGGCGGTCACCCTCGGCCGATACGACGTGGCCGTGGCCCGTGACGGCGACGAGGTGTTCGCCATCGAGAACACCTGCTCGCACGCGGCCGTCGCGCTGAGCGAGGGCGAGGTCGCCGACGGGACCGTCGAGTGCTGGCTGCACGGGTCGTGCTTCGACCTGCGCACCGGCAAGCCCACCCACCTGCCCGCGACCGAGCCGGTCGCCATCTTCCCCGTCGAGGTACGCGGCACGGACGTGTACGTCGACACCGAGACCACCCTGAACGGAGTGACCCCCCAGTGA
- the sufC gene encoding Fe-S cluster assembly ATPase SufC, protein MSTLEIKDLHVSVETEDGPKEILRGVTLTIRSGEVHAIMGPNGSGKSTLAYSIAGHPKYDITSGSVTLDGEDVLEMSVDERARAGLFLAMQYPVEVPGVSVANFLRTAKTAIDGEAPKLRHWVKDVNTAMEAAGLDPTFSQRNVNEGFSGGEKKRHEIAQLELLDPKVAVLDETDSGLDIDALKVVSEGVNRFAEDGDKAVLLITHYTRILRYIKPDFVHVFVAGRIADEGGPELADQLEAEGYDKYQKAAVGG, encoded by the coding sequence GTGAGCACACTTGAGATCAAGGACCTGCACGTCAGCGTCGAGACCGAGGACGGCCCCAAGGAGATCCTCAGGGGCGTCACCCTGACCATCCGGTCCGGTGAGGTCCACGCGATCATGGGCCCCAACGGGTCCGGCAAGTCGACGCTGGCCTACTCGATCGCCGGCCACCCGAAGTACGACATCACCTCCGGCAGCGTCACCCTCGACGGCGAGGACGTGCTGGAGATGAGCGTCGACGAGCGCGCCCGCGCCGGGCTGTTCCTCGCGATGCAGTACCCCGTGGAGGTCCCGGGCGTCTCGGTCGCCAACTTCCTGCGGACCGCCAAGACCGCGATCGACGGCGAGGCGCCCAAGCTGCGTCACTGGGTCAAGGACGTCAACACCGCGATGGAGGCGGCGGGGCTCGACCCGACGTTCTCGCAGCGCAACGTCAACGAGGGCTTCTCCGGCGGTGAGAAAAAGCGCCACGAGATCGCCCAGCTCGAGCTGCTCGACCCCAAGGTCGCGGTGCTCGACGAGACCGACTCCGGCCTCGACATCGACGCGCTCAAGGTCGTCTCGGAGGGCGTCAACCGCTTCGCCGAGGACGGGGACAAGGCCGTCCTGCTGATCACGCACTACACGCGCATCCTGCGCTACATCAAGCCCGACTTCGTGCACGTCTTCGTCGCCGGCCGGATCGCCGACGAGGGCGGACCGGAGCTGGCCGACCAGCTCGAGGCCGAGGGCTACGACAAGTACCAGAAGGCTGCCGTCGGAGGTTGA
- a CDS encoding cysteine desulfurase, protein MTVPGLLSDLEVLRKDFPILSRTLANGQPLVYLDSANTSQKPQVVIDTMVDHLERHNANIARAMHQLGAESTAAFEHARDVVAGFIAAPSRDEVVFTKNASEALNLVANTLAWRGEHQVGEGDEVVITEMEHHSNIVPWQLLTQRTGATLRWFGLTDEGRLDLSDIDDLITERTKVVALTWVSNMLGTINPVAEIARRAHEVGALVVVDASQAVPQLPVDVTQCGADLLVFTGHKAVGPTGIGVLWGRREVLDALPPFLGGGEMIETVTMARSTYAGLPHKFEAGTPPIVEAVGLGAALDYLGHVGMEAIHAHEQAITGYALAGLETVPGLTVLGPRDAAERGGAISFELDGIHPHDVATVLDTRGVAVRAGHHCAKPAHARFGVQSSTRMSSYLYTTPGEIDALVDGLLYTRDYFEVG, encoded by the coding sequence ATGACCGTCCCCGGACTGCTCTCCGATCTAGAGGTCCTGCGCAAGGACTTCCCGATCCTGTCGCGCACGCTCGCGAACGGGCAGCCGCTGGTCTACCTCGACAGCGCCAACACCTCGCAGAAGCCGCAGGTGGTGATCGACACCATGGTCGACCACCTCGAGCGGCACAACGCCAACATCGCCCGCGCCATGCACCAGCTCGGCGCGGAGTCGACCGCGGCGTTCGAGCACGCGCGCGACGTGGTGGCCGGCTTCATCGCGGCGCCGTCGCGCGACGAGGTGGTCTTCACCAAGAACGCCTCCGAGGCGCTCAACCTGGTCGCCAACACACTGGCGTGGCGGGGTGAGCACCAGGTCGGCGAGGGCGACGAGGTCGTCATCACCGAGATGGAGCACCACTCCAACATCGTGCCGTGGCAGCTGCTCACGCAGCGGACCGGCGCGACGCTGCGGTGGTTCGGCCTCACCGACGAGGGCCGGCTCGACCTCTCGGACATCGACGACCTCATCACCGAGCGCACCAAGGTGGTCGCCCTGACCTGGGTGTCCAACATGCTCGGCACGATCAACCCCGTCGCCGAGATCGCCCGGCGCGCCCACGAGGTCGGGGCCCTGGTGGTGGTCGACGCCTCCCAGGCCGTGCCGCAGCTGCCGGTCGACGTGACCCAGTGCGGCGCCGACCTGCTGGTCTTCACCGGGCACAAGGCCGTCGGACCGACGGGCATCGGTGTGCTCTGGGGTCGTCGCGAGGTGCTCGATGCGCTGCCGCCCTTCCTGGGTGGCGGCGAGATGATCGAGACCGTCACGATGGCGCGCTCGACGTACGCCGGCCTCCCGCACAAGTTCGAGGCCGGGACCCCGCCGATCGTCGAGGCCGTGGGCCTGGGCGCCGCCCTCGACTACCTCGGCCACGTGGGGATGGAGGCCATCCACGCCCATGAGCAGGCGATCACCGGCTACGCCCTGGCGGGGCTGGAGACGGTCCCGGGGCTGACCGTGCTGGGGCCGCGCGACGCCGCGGAGCGCGGGGGAGCGATCAGCTTCGAGCTCGACGGGATCCACCCGCACGACGTGGCGACGGTGCTCGACACCCGCGGTGTGGCCGTCCGGGCGGGGCACCACTGCGCCAAGCCGGCGCACGCGCGGTTCGGGGTGCAGAGCTCGACCCGGATGTCGTCCTACCTCTACACCACACCCGGCGAGATCGACGCGCTCGTCGACGGCCTGCTGTACACCCGCGACTACTTCGAGGTGGGATGA
- the sufU gene encoding Fe-S cluster assembly sulfur transfer protein SufU: protein MSAELDSLYQEIILDHYKNPHHKGLREPFEAEVHHVNPTCGDEVTLRVHLSDGTVEDVSYDAIGCSISQAAASVMTDLVIGRSVEDAMQVHEEFLALMQGKGQVEPDEEVLEDGVAFAGVAKFPARVKCALLAWMAWKDATSQVLEEKA from the coding sequence ATGAGCGCAGAGCTCGACTCGCTGTACCAGGAGATCATCCTCGACCACTACAAGAACCCCCACCACAAGGGGCTCCGTGAGCCCTTCGAGGCGGAGGTCCACCACGTCAACCCCACGTGCGGCGACGAGGTGACGCTGCGGGTGCACCTCAGCGACGGCACCGTCGAGGACGTCTCCTACGACGCCATCGGCTGCTCGATCTCACAGGCCGCCGCCTCGGTGATGACCGACCTGGTGATCGGCCGGAGCGTCGAGGACGCGATGCAGGTGCACGAGGAGTTCCTGGCCCTGATGCAGGGCAAGGGTCAGGTCGAGCCCGACGAGGAGGTGCTGGAGGACGGCGTCGCCTTCGCCGGCGTCGCCAAGTTCCCCGCCCGCGTGAAGTGCGCCCTGCTGGCCTGGATGGCCTGGAAGGACGCGACGAGCCAAGTCCTGGAGGAGAAGGCATGA
- a CDS encoding metal-sulfur cluster assembly factor, with protein sequence MTTNPAHDDLPDVPEAAAGGGTTTVTEDDVTEAMKDVVDPELGINVVDLGLVYGVHLDEDHNCVLDMTLTSAACPLTDVIQDQTRSALEGLVSDVLINWVWMPPWGPDKITDDGREQLRALGFNV encoded by the coding sequence ATGACCACCAACCCCGCTCACGACGACCTGCCCGACGTCCCCGAGGCGGCCGCCGGAGGCGGCACCACGACCGTGACCGAGGACGACGTCACCGAGGCGATGAAGGACGTCGTCGACCCCGAGCTCGGCATCAACGTCGTCGACCTCGGCCTGGTCTACGGCGTCCACCTCGACGAGGACCACAACTGCGTCCTCGACATGACGCTGACCTCGGCAGCCTGCCCGCTCACCGACGTCATCCAGGACCAGACCCGGTCCGCCCTGGAGGGTCTGGTCAGCGACGTCCTCATCAACTGGGTCTGGATGCCGCCGTGGGGCCCCGACAAGATCACCGACGACGGTCGCGAGCAGCTGCGCGCGCTGGGCTTCAACGTCTGA
- a CDS encoding NADPH-dependent F420 reductase: MHIGIIGSGNIGGTLSRLVTAAGHTATLANSRGPDSLRERVDGVERLEAGSVAEAAAADLVIEAVPFAAVRDLPADALDGRILVSASNYYPDRDGEIDLDGRTHARWVADRVPGARVVKAFNTIWSGHLAAQGDRSRAEADRRVIPLVGDDEEAKAVVAELVRDLGFAPLDLGGLDDGHLQQPGAAIYNNDLTLAEARELIADTGTPPATPGSRPTT; the protein is encoded by the coding sequence ATGCACATCGGGATCATCGGGTCGGGCAACATCGGCGGGACGCTGTCGCGGCTCGTCACGGCCGCGGGGCACACCGCGACGCTCGCCAACAGTCGCGGGCCCGACAGCCTGCGCGAGCGGGTCGACGGTGTGGAACGGCTCGAGGCCGGCTCCGTCGCGGAGGCAGCGGCCGCCGACCTCGTCATCGAGGCCGTGCCCTTCGCCGCCGTGCGCGATCTCCCCGCCGACGCCCTGGACGGCCGCATCCTCGTGTCGGCCTCGAACTACTACCCCGACCGCGACGGCGAGATCGACCTGGACGGCCGCACCCACGCGCGGTGGGTCGCCGACCGCGTGCCGGGCGCACGGGTCGTCAAGGCGTTCAACACCATCTGGTCCGGGCACCTCGCCGCGCAGGGCGACCGGTCCCGGGCTGAGGCAGATCGACGGGTCATCCCCCTCGTCGGCGACGACGAGGAGGCGAAGGCCGTGGTCGCCGAGCTCGTGCGCGACCTGGGGTTCGCCCCCCTGGACCTCGGGGGGCTGGACGACGGCCACCTCCAGCAGCCGGGCGCGGCAATCTACAACAACGACCTGACCCTCGCCGAGGCCCGCGAGCTGATCGCCGACACCGGCACGCCGCCGGCCACGCCGGGCTCGCGGCCGACCACCTGA
- a CDS encoding ASCH domain-containing protein, producing the protein MATDPTPPTDVDAFWNLARFHAKLNAAPTYFGPTTLEVVPPPAWSFGATPEQADELLSLVLAGEKTATASALWDYEADDEELPQAGTLSIVLDGAGHPHALIETTDVTVVPFDEVDEEHARLEGEGDKTLRHWREVHQRFFTEHAAHDRGFTSDMPVVLERFRVLYQA; encoded by the coding sequence ATGGCCACCGACCCCACGCCGCCGACCGACGTCGACGCGTTCTGGAACCTCGCGCGGTTCCACGCGAAGTTGAACGCCGCCCCGACGTACTTCGGCCCGACCACGCTCGAGGTCGTGCCGCCGCCGGCGTGGTCGTTCGGGGCGACGCCGGAGCAGGCCGACGAGCTGCTGAGCCTGGTGCTCGCCGGGGAGAAGACGGCAACGGCGTCGGCCCTGTGGGACTACGAGGCCGATGACGAGGAGCTGCCGCAGGCGGGCACCCTCAGCATCGTGCTCGACGGCGCCGGCCACCCGCACGCGCTGATCGAGACCACCGACGTGACGGTGGTTCCCTTCGACGAGGTCGACGAGGAGCACGCGCGGCTCGAGGGGGAGGGTGACAAGACCTTGCGCCACTGGCGGGAGGTCCACCAGCGGTTCTTCACCGAGCACGCCGCCCACGACCGGGGGTTCACCTCCGACATGCCGGTCGTGCTGGAGCGCTTCCGGGTCCTCTACCAGGCCTGA
- a CDS encoding RNA polymerase sigma factor, whose protein sequence is MEPGRQLPRVSAVDSDEMAALARLYERVCPRLVSALTAIGGNRADAEEVAQEAFVTMVERWPQVSQYDDPEGWLRTVAVRRLVSRFRRREVARRGLQRLRAAPPTQSAGPVADGIDLDRALARLPISQRAAVVLHHGLDLPVSEVAALLDVPVGTVKSRLQRARLALADLLGDAGTTTRTT, encoded by the coding sequence ATGGAACCCGGGAGGCAGCTGCCGCGTGTCAGTGCTGTGGACAGCGACGAGATGGCCGCGCTGGCACGGCTCTACGAGCGTGTCTGCCCGCGGCTGGTCTCCGCGCTGACCGCGATCGGCGGCAACCGCGCCGATGCCGAGGAGGTCGCGCAAGAGGCGTTCGTGACCATGGTCGAGAGGTGGCCGCAGGTGAGTCAGTACGACGACCCGGAGGGTTGGCTCCGCACGGTCGCCGTCCGCCGCTTGGTCAGTCGGTTCCGGCGCCGGGAAGTCGCGCGCCGAGGTCTGCAGCGGCTCCGGGCGGCCCCGCCCACCCAATCGGCCGGCCCGGTTGCTGACGGCATCGACCTGGACCGGGCACTCGCACGGCTCCCCATCTCCCAGCGGGCGGCGGTCGTGCTCCACCACGGGCTCGATCTGCCGGTGTCGGAGGTGGCGGCCCTGCTCGATGTCCCCGTCGGGACGGTCAAGTCGCGGCTGCAGCGCGCCCGGCTCGCCCTCGCCGACCTCCTCGGAGACGCCGGGACAACCACGAGGACGACATGA